The window AAGGTACGAGCCTTTAATGATTTGGTAGTAGGGAACTCGATCACGTAATGCCCTAATTGCTTGCCATCATTGAGCAGACAGGCATAAGCTGTATGACCACCACAGGCAAAATGCATGGGAACCTTGTCTTTATTCTCAACGTAGTAGGTCATCTTCAATTCATTTTCAACCAACTCATAAACCACTGAAAATGAAAACCTAAACGGATACTGTTTCAAGGTTTCTGGAGAGCTGTGTAGTGTAAACGAACATTTTGAATCGGTATGCTGCTTAAAAATAAGATCCTCAGTATGCCTGATGATACCGTGTCTGGGCATCAAATAATCCTGACCTTGATATGTGATCTTGTTGCCTTTAATCTTCCCGATAGCAGGAAACAACACTGGCGAACTGCTGCCCCAAACAGATTCCTCAATCTGCCAAATATATTCTTTACCAGTTGCCTTATGCTTTAAGGATCTAATTTCCGCGCCTGTAGAACTTATGGTACAAATGAGTTGATCGTTCTGTATGGTATAGAGCATGCTATTGTTCAATATGCATATGGGACTTACTCTCTAAGACTCCAAATCTCATAAATGGGATCACCTTTGCTGGATAATCCTGAATGATGCCAGTCACCATTCTTTAGATCATAGTCGAACTCAAGACTTGCACCGACTCTGGAATCGTCCTTAGAAAAGAACTCGATATTCTCAGTATATTTTCCATCAACAGTGGAATAGCTGCCACCGCCAGTTCCTTTGAATTCTTTGCTTGTAGTGTCGTAAGCGATCCATTGAAAGCGCGTACCTGAAAGGATTTTCATGGTTTTTCTTGAGCCAGTAGTATCTCTCGATTGAGTCTCACCATCTCTCACACGCCCTGACATTAACCACGCACCATTCAACGCACCTTCAGATCCATCGTCTATCCGACTGAAAGTCATTCCTAGTTCTGGTATTTGCATTGTATCATTATCTACGATAACTTGAAGCTGTTGTTCCTGTCCAACAAGACTTGGATCTTGTGTGTGAAACTCAATGGTTTCGGTTAATACGCCGTTGTTCATTAACCAAGATCCGCCCATAGTGCTCATGAATTTACCTGTGGTTGCGTCATAAGTGGTAAGTACATTATGATCGTCTGTAACGATGGCGACTGTTTTTAGGGTATTTCCGTTGAGATCGGTAGATGTAGCTTCCCATGCACCAGTAATTTCCTGAGCAGTAGTAATGAGAGAAAAGCAGCCAACTAATAAAAGAAAAAGAGTTTTCATAGGTAGATCGTTTAGAGGTTCAAATTAATAAAGAATCAAACAGGATTCATTATTGAAATCTTAATTCTTGGAATAGGTAACTATTAGGTCTGCCACTTCTTGCAAATTAGTTGCAAAGATTTCTGCTTTAGGAGCTAGCGGATATTGCTGCTGTCCAGGTCTAGCAATAAAAGCCGCGCGCCATCCTGCCCATTGAGCGCCAGCGACGTCCCAACCGTGAGCAGCAATCATCATGCATTCATCGGGCTGTACATTCATGTGTTGCGCTGCCCAATCATAGGCTTCTTTAAAAGGCTTGAATTTTCCAGCGCTTTCAACGCTCAACAATTCATCAAACAAGTCAGTCAGTCCAGAATTTTTCATTTGTTGGTTGACTCCTTCGTTGGAGCCATTCGTAAACGCAACTAATTTATAATTGTCATTCTTCAACCGAGTAAGAGCATCTTTAACTTCTGGATGTGGTTTGAGATCGCGTAAAGAATCGATCACAAGACTTTCTGCTTTACGCTTTGAAAGTTCGATATCATTATTGGCCGCCACCATTT of the Nonlabens marinus S1-08 genome contains:
- a CDS encoding haloacid dehalogenase type II is translated as MNHRPKVLFFDVNETLLDLSSLKENVSELLNGRDDLLPLWFTTLLQYSLVTSAGGQYADFAKIGAATLQMVAANNDIELSKRKAESLVIDSLRDLKPHPEVKDALTRLKNDNYKLVAFTNGSNEGVNQQMKNSGLTDLFDELLSVESAGKFKPFKEAYDWAAQHMNVQPDECMMIAAHGWDVAGAQWAGWRAAFIARPGQQQYPLAPKAEIFATNLQEVADLIVTYSKN
- a CDS encoding aldose 1-epimerase family protein, with product MLYTIQNDQLICTISSTGAEIRSLKHKATGKEYIWQIEESVWGSSSPVLFPAIGKIKGNKITYQGQDYLMPRHGIIRHTEDLIFKQHTDSKCSFTLHSSPETLKQYPFRFSFSVVYELVENELKMTYYVENKDKVPMHFACGGHTAYACLLNDGKQLGHYVIEFPTTKSLKARTLGSSGLLSNETREIPLVNSALSLSKTLFDRDALILADVDFDWVRFRESGKNKGILVKFEGFSNLALWSKPAADFVCIEP
- a CDS encoding membrane or secreted protein translates to MKTLFLLLVGCFSLITTAQEITGAWEATSTDLNGNTLKTVAIVTDDHNVLTTYDATTGKFMSTMGGSWLMNNGVLTETIEFHTQDPSLVGQEQQLQVIVDNDTMQIPELGMTFSRIDDGSEGALNGAWLMSGRVRDGETQSRDTTGSRKTMKILSGTRFQWIAYDTTSKEFKGTGGGSYSTVDGKYTENIEFFSKDDSRVGASLEFDYDLKNGDWHHSGLSSKGDPIYEIWSLRE